The following proteins are encoded in a genomic region of Tigriopus californicus strain San Diego chromosome 6, Tcal_SD_v2.1, whole genome shotgun sequence:
- the LOC131881951 gene encoding fasciculation and elongation protein zeta-2-like, giving the protein MNSGELKVDVPLASMESDMDDDLESTHSDTNPHPASGVSKSTKQSINAANKSRSSSANRRASPRFNLDGTDSMTGSLEDLVNSFDDKLTNVFHDYQEQVDKIAPVQVRSQEEIMNECQVWWTITGNFGNMMPIDWSKSTVRAKHLPTLNLMGAKPASRGRSSSTARTARDSVNNGDDLEEEDDIVAADLDMHSLILSSHQQENSDQIKSAEEVIKEIDDMIEESDLQDTEDDNGLGQSGGPFQSEGSHNRPSNSSSSTSTHLREHPAGFSSYQRSSQMVSQALAGRKLEELSSNELSQILNDIEILVRELSEELVNDLGVRDELEYEKELKNTFISLLLSIQSKRRQHVADGGKMRRDPKDMYKYLTTVIPYQPERGEPPLATLQVLVKILKSINEDSPAVPALLTDYILKVLCPS; this is encoded by the exons ATGAATTCCGGTGAATTAAAAGTGGATGTGCCTTTGGCCTCCATGGAGTCCGACATGGATGACGATCTCGAGTCCACTCACTCCGATACGAACCCACATCCAGCATCTGGAGTGAGCAAGAGCACCAAGCAAAGCATCAATGCCGCCAACAAATCCAGGTCTTCATCGGCCAATAGAAGAGCCTCGCCCAGATTCAATCTGGATGGAACGGATTCCATGACCGGATCTCTGGAGGATTTGGTGAACTCCTTCGACGACAAGTTGACCAACGTGTTCCATGACTATCAAGAACAAGTGGATAAAATCGCACCAGTTCAG GTTCGCTCCCAAGAAGAGATCATGAACGAATGCCAGGTTTGGTGGACGATAACCGGAAACTTTGGGAACATGATGCCCATTGATTGGTCCAAATCCACGGTGAGAGCCAAGCATCTGCCCACTTTGAATCTAATGGGTGCCAAACCCGCCAGTCGAGGTCGTTCTTCATCTACCGCACGAACTGCCAGAGATTCCGTGAACAATGGAGATGATCTCGAGGAGGAAGATGACATCGTGGCTGCTGATCTGGATATGCATAGCCTGATCCTGTCATCGCATCAGCAAGAGAATTCC GACCAGATTAAAAGTGCCGAGGAAGTCATAAAAGAGATCGACGATATGATCGAAGAGAGCGATCTACAAGACACAGAAGATGATAACGGCCTTGGTCAAAGCGGAGGTCCTTTCCAATCCGAAGGGTCTCACAACCGACCATCCAACTCCTCCTCATCCACATCCACCCACCTTCGAGAGCATCCAGCCGGGTTCTCGTCGTACCAAAGATCCTCGCAAATGGTTAGTCAAGCCTTGGCCGGACGGAAATTGGAAGAGCTCTCCTCCAACGAGCTCAGTCAGATCTTGAACGATATCGAGATTCTCGTCCGAGAACTCTCCGAGGAGTTGGTCAACGATCTGGGCGTCCGAGACGAGCTAGAGTATGAGAAAGAACTCAAGAACACCTTCATCTCATTGCTCCTATCCATCCAAAGCAAGAGACGGCAACACGTGGCCGATGGTGGCAAGATGCGGCGGGATCCCAAGGACATGTACAAATATTTGACCACCGTGATTCCTTACCAACCGGAAAGAGGCGAACCTCCATTGGCCACGTTACAAGTCCTGGTGAAGATCCTGAAGTCCATCAATGAGGACTCGCCAGCCGTCCCGGCCTTACTCACCGATTACATTTTGAAGGTCCTCTGTCCGTCTTAA